Proteins encoded in a region of the Pocillopora verrucosa isolate sample1 chromosome 11, ASM3666991v2, whole genome shotgun sequence genome:
- the LOC131791297 gene encoding uncharacterized protein, whose product MVDSQPSQYHNKALSLFNDTNEGCAKLTYGNQSFDGTVEYSPMNWFETPSVVKFEAACSGEEALGLESGLITDQQITASSSWNTAHGKQNARLNRQAARGKTSAWSAGSNDLNQWLQIDFGRNVKITKLATQGRNDYGDQWVKSYTLAYSADGSNVFQTYQENELDKVFTGNADRNTVVTHVLLQPITARYVQIKPKSWNDHIAMRAEFYGCILSDRYQVLGRNVHMDYVQKHLRIKREITFGQNQERANGIELEILSDTVYVKGHVDLRGMKRLTIFSREVIFTKDSRLDLRAPDLKQNLNILSPGSDGDDGKHGVHGPTVTVYAEIIAGYVNIVTNGGNGKPGQNGANGRKAADSMHKQPDRTNSNCKAGITRTGCTRHFAGIRGISGGNGANGGDGGRSGNGGDAGRQTLHVLKVKGKIELTSCRGTGGQAALNGLGGAGGLGGRGGRGINCKKRSSCPRFSLRCRHRCESSGLTGEATRGATGRSGSNGQGLVAKGSNGQVESSYLQKFSLGPKQLKKYPLQLIKMMTRYGQDLLWANNIKKSDAVFKFVVKLSSGKPGASELTKVAKRRLAFMNKVGYDRFGNNELFAPIMKWEVFKKQVEVIKDRAETFEDAYNAIKESIKRRDDVKTILKALPQAARLQVVKQKNRLEEARRVAVSEKGAYVLAIGELEASMKSNLLEAKAMLPDVYEKAKFNSDDLFAILEGVTGFFSGAMGKDPFAALGSALGVIGHFAGKCDLGKLQNNLDKVEKWLKFGQDYAALKDSSELDFDQMDVAAVPEVMQANLEMNKEGLAADLVCLLDESSKPRNSAKFQEQIERFFIAGAARIDLIAKVMDLDNEIGGHNFDIPNLEETANEIESLGNSGGKDLYSPIAESTQQMFLDDLLTSYQQIEAGFARQLYQLYKGFEFRSLWIVQEKLAEFERQAVLAAQGTGNLQGVLELTKALQGIDDIENKGQRCFTRFRHTITTHKWTFDSNSTKDNVMFDELHEGTTRFSLKISDSCDRCYNVRLLKMYVELEGEGSQSGDYPPRVYLKLRHLSGSYFRDGNGNVREFRQPLGSWRTLEFDRFAITNSEGCNKEKAKGNKDSLFCMGKDDNRFQPMCCHYLSGSPCDDILLGAEECRSPFGTYEMTIPIDNKTSCIASGSHITDANCKEFDRSVFTKMNVWIQYLYWTGEYPTGPDDPRCSKFKDPDSEAEHVPITINHEASGDIES is encoded by the exons atggttgACAGTCAGCCCTCGCAATATCAcaacaaagctttgtctctgttTAATGACACAA ATGAAGGATGTGCGAAATTGACGTATGGGAATCAATCTTTTGATGGGACAGTAGAATACTCTCCAATGAATTGGTTTGAGACACCGTCAGTTGTTAAATTTGAAGCAG CGTGTTCGGGCGAAGAAGCACTTGGGCTAGAGAGCGGTCTCATTACTGATCAACAGATTACCGCTTCATCCTCCTGGAATACTGCACACGGAAAACAGAACGCCCGACTAAACCGCCAAGCCGCCCGAGGTAAAACAAGTGCCTGGTCAGCGGGAAGCAATGATCTCAATCAGTGGCTTCAAATCGATTTTGGACGAAATGTGAAAATTACGAAGCTTGCGACTCAGGGACGTAATGACTACGGCGACCAATGGGTGAAAAGTTATACTCTCGCTTACAGCGCGGATGGCAGCAACGTTTTTCAGACCTATCAAGAGAATGAATTGGATAAG GTTTTTACTGGTAATGCAGATCGGAACACCGTGGTTACCCATGTCTTGTTGCAACCCATCACAGCTCGATATGtccaaataaaaccaaaatcatgGAATGACCATATTGCTATGAGGGCCGAGTTTTACGGCTGTATTCTCTCAG ACCGTTATCAAGTACTTGGTCGGAATGTCCACATGGATTATGTTCAAAAACATCTTCGTATAAAAAGAGAGATAACCTTTGGACAGAACCAGGAGCGAGCCAATGGAATTGAGCTTGAAATTCTATCTGATACTGTATATGTTAAG GGTCACGTGGATCTGCGCGGTATGAAAAGATTGACAATATTCAGCCGAGAGGTGATCTTTACGAAAGACAGTCGATTGGACCTCAGAGCTCCCGacttaaagcaaaatttaaatattctgtCTCCTGGTTCCGATGGAGATGATGGGAAGCATGGAGTTCATGGTCCAACAG TCACAGTCTACGCCGAAATTATTGCTGGCTATGTAAATATTGTAACAAATGGCGGAAATGGAAAACCAGGGCAAAATGGCGCGAATGGAAGAAAGGCAGCCGACAGCATGCACAAG CAACCGGACAGGACAAACTCTAACTGCAAAGCAGGCATAACAAGGACTGGCTGCACTAGACACTTTGCAGGGATACGAGGTATATCAGGTGGAAATGGAGCAAATGGCGGAGATGGTGGGAGATCAG GAAATGGCGGTGATGCAGGCCGTCAAACTCTTCATGTTCTGAAAGTGAAAGGGAAAATCGAATTAACATCTTGTCGCGGGACTGGAGGGCAGGCGGCATTAAACGGATTAGGAGGAGCCG gtGGTCTAGGTGGACGTGGTGGCCGCGGGATAAACTGTAAGAAGAGGAGCTCATGTCCGCGTTTTAGTCTGCGCTGTCGTCATCGGTGTGAATCATCCGGACTAACTGGCGAGGCCACTCGCGGAGCAACTGGAAGAAGCGGAAGCAACGGACaag GACTCGTAGCAAAAGGCTCCAATGGTCAGGTGGAAAGTTCTTATCTTCAGAAATTTAGTTTGGGTCCCAAGCAATTGAAAAAGTATCCTCTGCAGCTGATAAAGATGATGACAAGATATGGTCAAGACCTTCTCTGGGCTAACAATATCAAAAAAAGCGACGCTGTTTTCAAGTTTGTTGTAAAATTGTCAAGTGGCAAACCTGGAGCGTCCGAATTGACAAAAG TGGCAAAGAGAAGACTGGCTTTTATGAACAAAGTAGGATATGACAGATTTGGGAATAACGAGCTGTTCGCACCTATTATGAAATGGGAGGTCTTCAAGAAACAAGTCGAAGTCATCAAAGATCGTGCAGAAACGTTTGAGGACGCTTACAATGCTATCAAAGAATCGATTAAACGGCGTGATGACGTTAAGACAATACTGAAAGCACTACCACAGGCTGCCAGACTTCAAGTTGTAAAGCAAAAGAACAGACTGGAAGAGGCCAGACGGGTAGCAGTGAGCGAAAAGGGAGCATATGTGTTA GCTATTGGTGAGCTGGAGGCCAGCATGAAGAGCAATCTACTGGAAGCAAAAGCGATGCTTCCAGACGTGTAcgaaaaagcaaagtttaacAGCGACGACTTATTTGCCATTCTTGAAGGAGTAACAGGATTCTTTAGTGGTGCAATGGGAAAAGATCCTTTCGCCGCCCTTGGATCAGCCCTAGGAGTGATCGGACATTTTGCTGGCAAATGTGACCTTGGTAAACTTCAGAATAATTTGGATAAAGTagaaaaatggttgaaatttgGACAGGACTATGCTGCCCTGAAAGACTCAAGTGAATTGGATTTTGACCAAATGGATGTGGCTGCTGTGCCTGAAGTAATGCAG GCTAATCTGGAAATGAACAAAGAGGGACTTGCAGCGGACCTTGTTTGCCTGCTGGATGAGAGTTCAAAACCCCGAAACTCGGCAAAGTTTCAAGAACAGATAGAACGATTTTTTATCGCCGGTGCAGCAAGAATCGATCTCATAGCAAAGGTCATGGACTTGGATAACGAAATCGGTGGACATAACTTCGACATTCCTAACTTAGAAGAGACagcaaatgaaattgaaagccTTGGTAACTCTGGTGGTAAGGATCTTT atTCTCCCATCGCTGAAAGCACGCAGCAGATGTTTCTGGATGATTTACTTACGTCTTATCAGCAGATAGAGGCAGGATTTGCACGACAACTGTACCAGTTGTATAAAGGTTTCGAGTTTCGCTCTCTATGGATTGTTCAGGAAAAATTAGCAGAATTCGAACGGCAAGCGGTGTTAGCCGCTCAGGGAACAGGAAATCTCCAAGGGGTTTTAGAGCTTACAAAAGCACTTCAAGGAATCGATGATATCGAAAATAAGGGACAGCGATGCTTCACAAGATTTCGCCACACAATCACCACGCACAAATGGACATTTGACAGTAACAGTACTAAAGACAACGTG ATGTTCGACGAACTTCATGAGGGCACTACGaggttttcattgaaaatttcagatagctGCGATCGCTGTTATAACGTGCGCCTTTTGAAG ATGTACGTTGAGCTAGAAGGTGAAGGATCTCAAAGCGGTGATTACCCACCGAGGGTTTATCTTAAATTAAGACATCTCAGTGGCTCTTACTTTAGAGATGGAAACGGGAATGTCAGGGAATTCCGGCAGCCTTTAGGATCATGGCGGACGTTAGAATTCGACCGATTTGCAATCACTAATTCCGAAGgatgcaacaaagaaaaagcaaaaggaaaca aggATTCTCTCTTCTGTATGGGCAAGGACGATAACCGCTTTCAACCGATGTGCTGCCATTATCTCAGCGGTTCACCGTGTGATGACATACTTCTCGGAGCAGAAGAATGCCGGAGTCCATTTGGAACCTACGAAATGACCATACCGATTGACAACAAAACTTCCTGTATAGCCAGTGGCTCGCACATAACAGACGCAAACTGCAAGGAATTTGAT CGTTCAGTGTTCACAAAAATGAACGTGTGGATTCAGTATCTGTACTGGACTGGTGAGTACCCAACAGGTCCAGACGACCCAAGATGCAGCAAGTTTAAGGACCCAGACTCCGAGGCTGAGCATGTTCCCATAACTATTAACCATGAAGCATCGGGTGATATCGAAtcataa